Proteins encoded together in one Micromonospora auratinigra window:
- a CDS encoding helix-turn-helix transcriptional regulator encodes MKNAAALSEQLPVTGPVAGGGSSRRARPAEPEPAVSTDLSTRDRVTQLLLERGATTAAQLGALLGLSSAAIRRHLDAMLADGDVVAREQTVRGSRGRGRPAKVFTLTEAARVRCGTHHYDNIATAALRWIARTGGAHAVESFAAEQVSALEERCRAAMEDAGDEPLARAEALAGALTAEGYAANASTIASGGQLCQHHCPVAHVAAEFPQLCEAETAVISRLVGTHVQRLATIAHGDGVCTTHIPAQPRAQSGNTVTTVRTDR; translated from the coding sequence GTGAAAAACGCGGCGGCGCTCTCCGAGCAGCTCCCGGTGACCGGTCCGGTCGCCGGTGGCGGTTCGTCGCGTCGCGCCCGCCCGGCCGAGCCGGAGCCGGCCGTGTCCACCGACCTCTCCACCCGGGACCGGGTGACCCAGCTGCTGCTGGAGCGGGGCGCGACCACCGCGGCCCAGCTCGGCGCGCTGCTCGGCCTCAGCTCGGCCGCGATCCGCCGGCACCTCGACGCGATGCTCGCCGACGGCGACGTGGTCGCCCGGGAGCAGACCGTGCGGGGCAGCCGGGGGCGGGGCCGGCCGGCCAAGGTCTTCACCCTGACCGAGGCGGCCCGGGTGCGCTGCGGCACCCACCACTACGACAACATCGCCACCGCGGCGCTGCGCTGGATCGCCCGCACCGGTGGCGCGCACGCCGTCGAGTCGTTCGCCGCCGAGCAGGTCTCGGCCCTGGAGGAGCGCTGCCGGGCGGCCATGGAGGACGCCGGCGACGAGCCGCTCGCCCGGGCCGAGGCACTCGCCGGGGCGCTGACCGCCGAGGGCTACGCTGCCAACGCGTCCACGATCGCCTCCGGCGGGCAGCTCTGCCAGCACCACTGCCCGGTGGCGCACGTGGCCGCCGAGTTCCCCCAGCTGTGCGAGGCCGAGACCGCGGTGATCTCCCGTCTGGTCGGCACCCACGTGCAGCGCCTGGCCACCATCGCGCACGGCGACGGGGTGTGCACCACGCACATCCCGGCCCAGCCGCGTGCCCAGTCCGGTAACACCGTCACCACTGTGAGGACAGATAGATGA
- the sufB gene encoding Fe-S cluster assembly protein SufB codes for MTEQIVQPLTQEEQLAALGRYEYGWADPDVAGAAAQRGLNEAVVRDISAKKNEPAWMLDLRLKGLRLFDRKPMPAWGADLTGIDFDNIKYFVRSTEKQATSWEDLPEDIKNTYDRLGIPEAEKQRLVAGVAAQYESEVVYHKIREDLEEQGVVFLDTDTALREHEDIFKEYFGTVIPVGDNKFAALNTSVWSGGSFIYVPKGVHVEIPLQAYFRINTENMGQFERTLIIVDEGAYVHYVEGCTAPLYSSDSLHSAVVEIIVKKNARCRYTTIQNWSNNVYNLVTKRAVCHEGATMEWVDGNIGSKVTMKYPAVYMTGEHAKGEVLSVAMAGEGQHQDAGAKMVHAAPHTSSTIVSKSIARGGGRTSYRGLVQVLEGSTNSRSTVKCDALLVDTISRSDTYPYVDIREDDVAMGHEATVSKISDDQLFYLMSRGLSEDEAMAMIVRGFIEPIAKELPMEYALELNRLIELQMEGAVG; via the coding sequence ATGACCGAGCAGATCGTCCAGCCCCTGACCCAGGAGGAGCAGCTCGCCGCCCTCGGTCGTTACGAGTACGGCTGGGCCGACCCGGACGTCGCCGGGGCGGCTGCCCAGCGCGGCCTCAACGAGGCGGTGGTGCGGGACATCTCGGCCAAGAAGAACGAGCCGGCCTGGATGCTCGACCTGCGCCTGAAGGGCCTGCGGCTGTTCGACCGCAAGCCGATGCCGGCCTGGGGCGCGGACCTGACCGGGATCGACTTCGACAACATCAAGTACTTCGTGCGCTCCACCGAGAAGCAGGCCACCAGCTGGGAGGACCTGCCGGAGGACATCAAGAACACCTACGACCGGCTGGGCATCCCGGAGGCGGAGAAGCAGCGGTTGGTCGCCGGCGTCGCGGCGCAGTACGAGTCCGAGGTCGTCTACCACAAGATCCGCGAGGACCTCGAGGAGCAGGGCGTCGTCTTCCTGGACACCGACACCGCGCTGCGCGAGCACGAGGACATCTTCAAGGAGTACTTCGGCACGGTGATCCCGGTCGGCGACAACAAGTTCGCCGCGCTGAACACCTCCGTCTGGTCCGGTGGCTCGTTCATCTACGTGCCGAAGGGCGTGCACGTGGAGATCCCGCTGCAGGCCTACTTCCGGATCAACACGGAGAACATGGGCCAGTTCGAGCGGACGCTGATCATCGTCGACGAGGGTGCGTACGTGCACTACGTCGAGGGCTGCACCGCGCCGCTCTACTCCTCCGACTCGCTGCACAGCGCGGTCGTGGAGATCATCGTGAAGAAGAACGCGCGCTGCCGCTACACGACCATCCAGAACTGGTCGAACAACGTCTACAACCTGGTCACCAAGCGGGCCGTCTGCCACGAGGGCGCGACCATGGAGTGGGTCGACGGCAACATCGGCTCCAAGGTGACCATGAAGTACCCGGCGGTCTACATGACCGGCGAGCACGCCAAGGGCGAGGTGCTCTCGGTGGCCATGGCCGGCGAGGGCCAGCACCAGGACGCCGGCGCCAAGATGGTGCACGCCGCGCCGCACACCTCCTCGACCATCGTGTCGAAGTCGATCGCCCGGGGCGGCGGCCGGACCTCGTACCGGGGCCTGGTGCAGGTGCTGGAGGGCTCCACCAACAGCCGCAGCACGGTCAAGTGCGACGCGCTGCTGGTCGACACCATCTCCCGCTCCGACACCTACCCGTACGTCGACATCCGTGAGGACGACGTGGCGATGGGGCACGAGGCGACCGTCTCCAAGATCAGCGACGACCAGCTCTTCTACCTGATGAGCCGGGGCCTGAGCGAGGACGAGGCGATGGCGATGATCGTGCGCGGCTTCATCGAGCCGATCGCCAAGGAGCTCCCGATGGAGTACGCCCTGGAGCTCAACCGCCTGATCGAGCTGCAGATGGAGGGCGCGGTCGGCTGA